A stretch of the Papaver somniferum cultivar HN1 chromosome 6, ASM357369v1, whole genome shotgun sequence genome encodes the following:
- the LOC113290701 gene encoding uncharacterized protein LOC113290701 has translation MEGMQGITTLVLQQQQNTDSDIKDLQTQVAQLATDMNLMKDQASTKFHSQPFVKLRESIDGISLRSGRQVEQPNQQDEVHRELVEDKEKSTPKENSKEMVPTFTSPPPFPSRFAKSKKELEYTDIWDILKQVQINILLIEVFRQIPRYAKLLKELRMKKKRLKGNEVMNVGENASAIILKKLPPKLKDPGSFTIPCTIGKKRFTRALLDLGVSVNFMPSSIYDSLNLGPLKETGVVLELDNRSNVYPKGIVDKVLVQVNELVFPADFYVLDMNDENSPKSTRFLLGRPFLSTAGTKIHVQIVALTTEFDGEVICCNIFETKRYPSGVKSCFALKRLMQANESDKS, from the coding sequence ATGGAAGGCATGCAAGGTATCACCACTTTGgttctacaacaacaacaaaataccgATTCGGACATCAAGGACTTACAAACTCAAGTGGCACAATTGGCTACCGACATGAACCTAATGAAAGATCAAGCATCAACAAAGTTTcattcacaaccatttgtgaaacTAAGAGAGAGTATTGATGGGATTAGTTTGAGGAGTGGAAGACAAGTGGAGCAACCAAATCAGCAAGATGAGGTGCATCGAGAGTTAGTCGAAGACAAAGAGAAATCCACACCAAAGGAGAATTCCAAGGAAATGGTTCCTACCTTCACCAGTCCACCCCCGTTTCCTAGCCGATTTGCTAAATCGAAGAAAGAGTTGGAATACACAGATATTTGGGACATCCTTAAGCAAGTGCAAATCAATATTCTACTCATTGAAGTTTTTCGTCAAATTCCTCGCTATGCAAAGTTATTAAAGGAGTTGcgcatgaaaaaaaaaaggttgaaagGGAATGAAGTCATGaatgtgggggagaatgcttcggcgatCATTCTCAAGAAACTCCCGCCAAAATTAAAGGACCCCGGTAGTTTCACTATAccttgcacaattggtaaaaAAAGGTTTACTCGAGCTTTGCTAGATTTAGGAGTATCGGTTAATTTTATGCCTTCCTCAATTTATGATTCTTtaaatcttggtcctcttaaggaGACCGGGGTAGTTCTTGAACTTGATAACCGATCTAATGTTTATCCGAAAGGAATCGTTGATAAAgttttggtgcaggttaatgAGCTTGTATTTCCGGCCGATTTTTATGTCTTAGACATGAATGATGAGAACTCGCCGAAATCTACACGTTTTCTATTGGGGAGACCATTCTTGAGTACCGCTGGAACGAAGATTCATGTCCAAATTGTCGCCTTGACTACGGAGTTTGATGGTGAAGTCATCTGCTGCAATATATTTGAGACGAAGAGATACCCAAGTGGTGTGAAGTCATGTTTTGCGTTGAAGAGGTTGATGCAGGCTAATGAATCTGACAAGAGCTAA
- the LOC113290702 gene encoding uncharacterized protein LOC113290702 yields the protein MEGMQGITTLVLQQQQNTDSDIKDIQTQVAQLATDMNLMKDQASTKFHSQPFVKLRESIDGITLRSGRQVEQPNQQDEVHEELVEDKEKSTPKENSKETVPNFTSPPPFPIRFAKSKKELEYTNIRDILKQVQINILLIEVVRQIPRFAKFLKVFPMKKKRLKGNEVMSVRDNASAIILKKLPPKLKDPDSFTIPYTIGKTRFTRDLLDLGLSVYFMPSSIYDSLNLGPLKETGVVLELANRSNVYPKGIVENVLVQVNELVFPAYFYVLDMNDENSPKSTPFLLGRPFLSTAGTKINVQNGALTTEFDGEVICCNIFETKRYPSDVKSCFAVKRLKQANESNKS from the coding sequence ATGGAAGGCATGCAAGGTATCACCACTTTGgttctacaacaacaacaaaataccgATTCGGACATCAAGGACATACAAACTCAAGTGGCACAATTGGCGACCGACATGAACCTAATGAAAGATCAAGCATCAACAAAGTTTcattcacaaccatttgtgaaacTAAGAGAGAGTATTGATGGGATTACTTTGAGGAGTGGAAGACAAGTGGAGCAACCAAATCAGCAAGATGAGGTGCATGAAGAGTTAGTCGAAGACAAAGAGAAATCCACACCAAAGGAGAATTCCAAGGAAACGGTTCCTAACTTCACCAGTCCGCCCCCGTTTCCTATCCGATTTGCTAAATCGAAGAAAGAGTTAGAATACACGAATATTCGGGACATCCTTAAGCAAGTGCAAATCAATATTCTACTCATTGAAGTTGTTCGTCAAATTCCTCGATTTGCAAAGTTCTTAAAGGTGTTTCCCATGAAAAAGAAAAGGTTGAAAGGGAATGAAGTCATGAGTGTGAGGGACAATGCTTCGGCGATCATTCTCAAGAAACTCCCGCCAAAACTAAAGGACCCCGATAGTTTCACTATACCTTACACAATTGGTAAAACAAGGTTTACTCGAGATTTGCTAGATTTAGGATTATCGGTTTATTTTATGCCTTCCTCAATTTATGATTCTTtaaatcttggtcctcttaaggaGACCGGGGTAGTTCTTGAACTTGCTAACCGATCTAATGTTTATccgaaagggattgttgagaACGTTTTGGTACAGGTTAACGAGCTTGTATTCCCGGCGTATTTCTATGTCTTAGACATGAATGATGAGAACTCGCCGAAGTCTACACCTTTTCTATTAGGTAGACCATTCTTGAGTACCGCTGGAACGAAGATTAATGTCCAAAATGGCGCCTTGACTACGGAGTTCGATGGTGAAGTCATCTGTTGCAATATATTTGAGACGAAGAGATACCCAAGTGATGTGAAGTCATGTTTTGCGGTGAAGAGGTTGAAGCAGGCTAATGAATCTAACAAGAGCTAA